The following is a genomic window from Candidatus Omnitrophota bacterium.
CATTATAATCGCGTAGGAGTTCATTAGTTATTTTCGTGTCGATAACGGAATGAAAATCACTCGTTGCGCCATAATTCAAAAAAATATTACTATGCGGTTCATAGTCGGGCCAAGCGCTTCCTGGAAAATCATCTGGATGAACCAACCATAGGACTTTCGCATTCCCGCTAATCGCCGTTGGCGACGGAAGATTGGGATCTAAAGTCGGAATTGGCGTTGGCGTTACACCTAATACTGGAGTTTTATAGGGCGCTCTAGTAAATGTTGCTGTAATCGTTGGCGTATACGTTCGCGTTGGTGTTGGAGCGTTGACGTGGATTGTTTGGTCTACCGTGGTCTGTGCGTTTACAGAATTTTCACCGAATAATGGACGAGTAATCCCATCATTTGAAAAATAAATCAGGAGTACTATGGCATTAATCAATAAATTTTTCATCCCCGTTATCCGCTTTCTGTGATTTATGAGATATTATTAGGATAACGTTATCATATCAGGGAAGATATGGCAATAGAAGAAAAAATATAAAGATACATAAATAACTATTACGCATCGAATCGAACAATCTCTTCCACGACGCGCGATTGTTCGGCTTCCGAGAGGCCATAGTAAAACGGGATGCGGATCAGGCGATAACAGATATCTTCCGTTACCGGACAGTCTCCCTCTCGGCCCCCGTACCGGCGCCCCATATCCGAAAGATGCAATGGCAGGTAGTGAAAGGCGCTTTCGATGTCTTGGGATTTCAGATGCGCGATCAGCGCCCGCCGTTGTTCCGGCGTGGGCATGAGAAAATAAAATTGGTGATAGGCTTGTTCGCAATAGGGCGGAACGGCGGGCAGCTGCGCGCCGATAGACTCCGCCCATTCTTGAAGGTTTTCGTAATAAAACCGCCACATGCGCGCGCGGCGCTCCTGAATTTTTTCCCGCATTTGCAGCTGCGCATAAAGGCAGGCGGCGAGAAGATCGGAAGGAAGGTAACTGGAACCCAGCGCCACCCACGTGTATCTGTCGACTTCGCCGCGTACGAACTGGCAGCGGTTCGTTCCTTTTTCCCGTATGATTTCGGCGGCTCCGATCCAGCGGGGATCGTTGAGGAGCAGCGCGCCGCCCTCGCCGCAAATGAAGTTTTTGGTTTCATGGAAACTCAAGGCGCTCATACACCCAATAGCGCCGAGGCTGCGGTTCTTATAACGGGCGAAGAGGCCGTGAGCGTTATCCTCGATGACGGCGATCTTGTGCTTCTGGGCAATTTCCATAATCGCATCCATCTCGCAGGCGACGCCCATATAATGGACGGGAACAATAACTTTTGTGCGCTCGGTTATCAGGTTCTCCAGGCGTTTCTCGTCCAGGTTGAGCGTATCGGGGCGGATATCGGCGAAGACGGGGCGCGCGCCGCGCAGAACGAAAGCGTTGACGGTAGAAACGAAGGTAAACGAGGGGATGATCGCTTCGTCCCCCGGCTGAATACCCAACAGCAGCGCCGCGATTTCCAAGGCGTGAGTGCAGGACGTTGTGAGCATGACTTTGGGGACGCCCAAAGCTTCTTCCAGCAACGTTTGGCATTTCTGCGTAAACGGTCCATCGCCGGATAAGCGGCGGTTGGCGAAAACTTCTTTAACGTAATCCAATTCGGAGCCGGTCAGGTA
Proteins encoded in this region:
- the rffA gene encoding dTDP-4-amino-4,6-dideoxygalactose transaminase; protein product: MHRIPLYRPYLTGSELDYVKEVFANRRLSGDGPFTQKCQTLLEEALGVPKVMLTTSCTHALEIAALLLGIQPGDEAIIPSFTFVSTVNAFVLRGARPVFADIRPDTLNLDEKRLENLITERTKVIVPVHYMGVACEMDAIMEIAQKHKIAVIEDNAHGLFARYKNRSLGAIGCMSALSFHETKNFICGEGGALLLNDPRWIGAAEIIREKGTNRCQFVRGEVDRYTWVALGSSYLPSDLLAACLYAQLQMREKIQERRARMWRFYYENLQEWAESIGAQLPAVPPYCEQAYHQFYFLMPTPEQRRALIAHLKSQDIESAFHYLPLHLSDMGRRYGGREGDCPVTEDICYRLIRIPFYYGLSEAEQSRVVEEIVRFDA